The Anabaena sp. WA102 genome contains a region encoding:
- a CDS encoding GNAT family N-acetyltransferase — translation MKYSQIQFSQSLADIDLFQLQELFNLAAFWAKGRSIKDWGIALANSEPVISIWDRELLIGFARATSDGIYRATIWDVVIHPDYQGNGLGSKLVETVLSHPRMQKVERVYLMTTHQREFYEKIGFRVNNTTTMVLNNQSNFDAFVSEEICLQESL, via the coding sequence ATGAAATATTCTCAGATTCAATTTAGCCAAAGCCTTGCGGATATTGATCTTTTCCAACTCCAAGAACTGTTTAATCTGGCTGCTTTTTGGGCAAAAGGACGTAGTATTAAGGATTGGGGTATAGCTCTTGCTAACAGTGAACCTGTTATTTCTATCTGGGATAGGGAATTATTAATTGGTTTTGCTAGAGCCACCTCTGATGGCATCTATCGCGCTACAATTTGGGATGTTGTCATTCATCCAGATTATCAAGGTAACGGTTTGGGTAGCAAGTTGGTGGAAACGGTTTTAAGTCATCCCCGAATGCAGAAGGTAGAGCGTGTATACTTAATGACAACGCATCAACGGGAATTTTATGAAAAGATTGGTTTTCGAGTCAATAATACCACGACAATGGTTTTAAATAATCAATCTAATTTTGATGCTTTTGTCAGTGAGGAGATTTGTTTGCAAGAGTCCCTGTAG